TGAAGATAAGGATAAgattaaaataaagaacaaaaagaggaagaggaggaaaatgagaaagaggaatagggaaaaaaaaagtactatcTTCCCTCCCAAGAGGTTattaatacaacaacaatacaaaaaagttttatataaaagttattttccatttattcctagtatgttgctctctctctctctctctctctctctctctctctctctctctctcgtccttgtAAGATTAGGCGCtttcaaaaaatatatttcaatttctattttttctaccAATATTCCCTAAAAAATAACTATATACAATTAAGTTAAGCTGAATTATGCACTTGAAGTTTCAGTCATCGTGTTCCTTGCCGCTACAACACCCTAAAGTTATAAAAATTGCAATTCTCcacaaaaataacgaaaaaaaaaaaaaaaagagctctCATCCGCTACCTTATATTAGTCTTTTAAATATGACAAAACTGATGCCTGAGATTGatataaatacagaaataataataataataataataataataataataataataataataataataataataataataaacacggACATTAATTTGtcatccttaaaaaaataacaataacagcgaTTGACTTACTAAGTATTTTAAATATATGATAAAAGTAGAGTTTTAATGCCTGAGATACAAATTGAATAACAGTAATcacacagataaaagaaaaaaataaataaataaaaaataaaaatatataacaccaaTAAAAATTATAACCGTATACATTAATTTGTGACGCCGTTAACAAAATTCCAAACAAGGACtccatgaaataaataaacaattaaataaaagaaatacatgaatacataaaatatacattaaatttttacatacttaatggcaaaaaaaataaaaataaataaataaataaataaataatactaataatatgcATTTGATCTAACTTTTGTGTGTGGCTTTCATTTtatattcttcctgttttcGTAATATAAATTTGGAATGATTGGGGAAAAGGAAGTACTTGATGATAAATggataggaaaggagaggtggagattAAAACGGAATACGACttatgaagaaaagatgatacgaaataaaaaaaaaaaatgaataaaagataaaataacgatatttgataaaaaaaaaaaatgataggatatagaaaaaatgaataaatggtaAAATAACgatagataatgataaaaaaatggaatctaaaggaaaataataaatagaggataaagatagaataaaaataagataactggaaaataataagggaaagcatataaaaaagatgaaaagataaaaatgaatataGGAAAATATACAGGGGaggataaatataaaacaaatataaaagttgacaaaacgaacaaaaaataataaaggaaatgtataaatagaagaaaataaaggtgaaaTGATGATAGATGTTAGAAAATGGGTGATAAAGCAGGAAAACCGTGGAaagtaatgacaaaaaaaaaagaaaataaaacaaataaataaataaaggaaatgagaaaactgaataaggaaagatgacaaaaaataaacacaaggaataacaataacaataaggaAACAGTGAAATAATTAGGACAAGATTGAGAACGAATAACTGGAACTAAATATTGTcaagacagaaaaaggaaagaaaacggaaaccaGGATGGCATACTATGTTATTAGGGCTTAATGGGGGTCCGTGTGGGGGTGAGACTGGATACTGGGGTAGAAAATTAAATGCTTGAAGGTATAACTGGGAAGAAACTGGTAACTGGGAGCTAGAATAGATTGTCTGTTGGCTTAAACTGATTACTGAGTATAAACTGATTGTATTACTGGTTACTggggaataaaaagaagtgaGGGAAGCTAGAAGACTGTCTGGGATCTAAACTGGTGGAGAAACTGGTTATTGGGTTTAAACTGGCTGTTCTACTGGTCACTGGGGAATAAAAAGAGCTGTCTGGGATTTAACTGGGACAAGGATAGTGTCTGAGGTCTAAACTGTGGTAAAAACTGGTTACTTGGGTCCAACCTGACTGTACTAGTGAATACTGGGCTACAATGAACAATTTGTGGTGTAAGTAATTACTGGGGACTCATGCAGGCTGTGTGGGACGTCTGGGGGCTTACTGGGGTGTTAGTGGGGCTACTGGTACTGGAGGTCATGCAGCAGGCGAACCACCATGGGGACGGGGGACTGCTGGGTGGGGGTCTGCTCCTGCACCTGGAACTGGAAGTTGGTGTATGCATTGTGGTGGTCcatgatgccctgagggtgcaGCATGGGGGGGTTGGGCTGGGCTGGGGGGGGCGGGGGCAGCATGTTGGGTGTGTGGTGGGCGGGGGTGAAGGTGGTGACGCCGGGGGTGGGCAGAGAGCAGGGCATGGGCTGGGAGTAGGTGGTGTGGGGCATGGCCAGGGGCGGTGAGGCAGGCTTCAGCTTGGCCTTGGTGTCGCGCGCCGGCAGCATGCCCGGGGGTGGCGGCGGCGCGGAGTCCGGCAGGTTGAGCTTCCGGCGCTGGTTGGTGCCGATGTACACAGTCTTGTGCACCTTCTTGACGTGGTCTGAGATGTGGCTGGGGCCGTGGAAGCACTTGCCGCAGTGGGGGCACTCGTAGGGCGCCTCGCCGGTGTGCTTGCGGCGGTGGTACTTGAGGTGGGAGCACACCTTGAAGGCCTGGCCGCAGATGTCGCACACGTACTTCCTGATGTTGTCGTGCACCACCCGCACGTGCGTCTTGAGGTCGCTGGGGGAGCAGAAGCCCTTGCCGCACACCTCGCACACGTTGCGCCGCCCCTCCGGCCCGCCGTGCATCCTGCGGCGGTGCGTCACCATGTTGGTGAGGGAGTGGAACACCATCTTGCACTCGGGGCAGGGGTGCTGCACCTCCCGCGTGTGCACGGCGTTGATGTGGATGCGCATGGCGCGGGAGTCGGAGAAGGGCTTGCCGCACACCTCGCACATCACCTCGTTCTTGCGGATCTTGAGGTGCACGCGCTCGATGTGCTTGCGCAGGTCGCTGGGGCAGATGAAGCCCTTGGTGCAGATGTGGCACAGCAGCTTGCGCGCCTCCTGGCCCTGGTGCACCCGCCGGTAGTGGTTCTGCATGTTGCCCTTCTGGTTGAAGGGCTCCTTGCACTCCGGACACTGATGCACCTGGGTCTTCTCGTGGATGGTCTCCACGTGCACCTTGAGGCCCGTCAGCGACGAGAACTTGCGGCCGCAGGTCTTGCAGGCGTACTCCTCCCGCTCCACCCCCATGTGCACCACCAGGCAGTGCGTGCGCAGCTGCATGAACGTGTCAAACACCTCATCACACTCTGTGCACGGGTAGTGGATCTCCTCCTGGTGGGCCTCCGCCAGGTGGGTCTTGATGTCCTGCACAAACAcaaaaggactttttttttgtttttttttttacctaacttACCTTACATTAGTGTATCTCTTGCCAGGGCTCAGCCATCCCCCACTGAATGCCACACACAGCAATGGACCTGCAGTCTTGCACCACTGCCTGTCATCAACCCTGCATttgcagtgctctctctctctctctctctctctctctctctctctctctctctctctctctctctctctctctctctctctctctctcacacaggaACCACAGGAACATAGGAAAGTCTGaatgactatgtgtgtgtgtgtgtgtgtgtgtgtgtgtgtgtgtgtgtgtgtgtgtgtgtgtgtgtgtgtgtgtgtgtgtgtgtgtgtgtgtgtgtgtgtgtgtgtgtgtgtgtgtgtgtgtgtgtgtttactttatcCACATAACAtcaaacaaacaccaaacactCCCAGTctgcctcaccttcctcttgaaCACGGCGTCACAGAAGGGGCAGGGGAACAGGCGGTGTGTGGACAGGTGAGTCAGGTACTTCTTGGCATGCACCAcctgggagagagtgagtgtgggagTGAGTCAAGAAAACACACCTATAACACACCCTAAAGTATCCTTAAatgccccaaaacacactaaaacacccttaaatgccccaaaacacacactaaaacacccttaaatgcCCCAAAACACTTTCAAACACCCTTAAAtgccccaaaacacccttaaatgcCCCAAAATACTCCAAACACCTTTAAAtgcccaaaacacccttaaatgccccaaaacaccctaaaataccCCTAAAttcccccaaaacacccttaaattcCCCGAAACACCCTGAAATACCCTTAAATgcccccaaaacacccttaaatgcCCTAAACCACTCTTAAATGccccaaaacaccctgaaatACCCTTAAATgcccccaaaacacccttaaatgcCCTAAACCAACCTTAAAtgccccaaaacacccttaaatgcCCCAAAAACACCTTCAAATACCCTGAACACCCCCCTCACCTTTCTACAAGAGGGGCAGTCCTTGGTGGGTGCCCCAGGGGGAAtcatttcatcctcctctttgtctttcttccttggtcttcctcttcctctcttcctaggctgcccctctccctctccctctccctctccctctccttccatctgctGGGTGTGGAAGTGAGGTTagtgtaagagttaaccagtattctcagtctttcaccactattctgtccacctccctaatgcaagagttaaccagtattctcagtctttcaccactattctgtccacctccctgatgcaagagttaaccagtattctcagtctttcaccactattctgtccacctccctgatgcaagagttaaccagtattctcagtctttcaccactattctgtccacctccctaatgtgagagttaaccagtattctcagtctttcaccaatattctgtccacctccctaatgcgagagttaaccagtattctcagtctttcaccaatattctgtccacctccctgatgcaagagctaatcagtattctcagtctttcaccactattctgtccacctccctaatgcaagagttaaccagtattctcagtctttcaccactattctgtccacctccctaatgcaagagttaaccagtattctcagtctcaCCCCTTTCACTGGCACActcctgaactccctgcctgctgctgtgtttccccctgcctgtgacttgaactctttcgggagggaggcttcaacacacttatccttaatTTTGAATGATTGTTTTAACCTTTCTTAGGGAGAGGCAcctcagtggacattttttcaCTCTTTGTTGGCCTTAGCTGCTCCCCCTCTTATGCAAAAACAAATGACAATCAGATGTTTATATCACTGACTAAACAGACAATAACATGCAGCTGGAGTGCCGTCAGCCTGCAAGGAAAAGGAtacaaggaaagaggagagtt
The window above is part of the Scylla paramamosain isolate STU-SP2022 unplaced genomic scaffold, ASM3559412v1 Contig4, whole genome shotgun sequence genome. Proteins encoded here:
- the LOC135096411 gene encoding zinc finger and SCAN domain-containing protein 12-like isoform X2; the protein is MDFEEQRRLFAITINSSGAQQQPAQHHAVAMAPQHTPGDTHTHTHTQQHHGRLLMQTHMEAPLAAAQLSVHHHSLPQHHLQLAVGTAAMVDGTVAADPGTSTATVVDKTVVVTEASEAPPDHTDTVTQDVTCQRWCLVCDRGLPGAAEERKDPPISLHRATMTISQRKLSAMLSRLVGLAAQRAHSDVLCGRCFGLVEKVDGLEIELADTKMELMQHYESTVAHRQPTAARRGIERPSLEVDVEWEESNDSEPLADDLDNDPDCLANGAVGRRRKGGGTKKVKRKGGRPRKVRLSAKVKQMEGEGEGEGEGEGQPRKRGRGRPRKKDKEEDEMIPPGAPTKDCPSCRKVVHAKKYLTHLSTHRLFPCPFCDAVFKRKDIKTHLAEAHQEEIHYPCTECDEVFDTFMQLRTHCLVVHMGVEREEYACKTCGRKFSSLTGLKVHVETIHEKTQVHQCPECKEPFNQKGNMQNHYRRVHQGQEARKLLCHICTKGFICPSDLRKHIERVHLKIRKNEVMCEVCGKPFSDSRAMRIHINAVHTREVQHPCPECKMVFHSLTNMVTHRRRMHGGPEGRRNVCEVCGKGFCSPSDLKTHVRVVHDNIRKYVCDICGQAFKVCSHLKYHRRKHTGEAPYECPHCGKCFHGPSHISDHVKKVHKTVYIGTNQRRKLNLPDSAPPPPPGMLPARDTKAKLKPASPPLAMPHTTYSQPMPCSLPTPGVTTFTPAHHTPNMLPPPPPAQPNPPMLHPQGIMDHHNAYTNFQFQVQEQTPTQQSPVPMVVRLLHDLQYQ
- the LOC135096411 gene encoding zinc finger protein 69-like isoform X3, whose amino-acid sequence is MDFEEQRRLFAITINSSGAQQQPAQHHAVAMAPQHTPGDTHTHTHTQQHHGRLLMQTHMEAPLAAAQLSVHHHSLPQHHLQLAVGTAAMVDGTVAADPGTSTATVVDKTVVVTEASEAPPDHTADTVTQDVTCQRWCLVCDRGLPGAAEERKDPPISLHRATMTISQRKLSAMLSRLVGLAAQRAHSDVLCGRCFGLVEKVDGLEIELADTKMELMQHYESTVAHRQPTAARRGIERPSLEVDVEWEESNDSEPLADDLDNDPDCLANGAVGRRRKGGGTKKVKRKGGRPRKVRLSAKVKMEGEGEGEGEGEGQPRKRGRGRPRKKDKEEDEMIPPGAPTKDCPSCRKVVHAKKYLTHLSTHRLFPCPFCDAVFKRKDIKTHLAEAHQEEIHYPCTECDEVFDTFMQLRTHCLVVHMGVEREEYACKTCGRKFSSLTGLKVHVETIHEKTQVHQCPECKEPFNQKGNMQNHYRRVHQGQEARKLLCHICTKGFICPSDLRKHIERVHLKIRKNEVMCEVCGKPFSDSRAMRIHINAVHTREVQHPCPECKMVFHSLTNMVTHRRRMHGGPEGRRNVCEVCGKGFCSPSDLKTHVRVVHDNIRKYVCDICGQAFKVCSHLKYHRRKHTGEAPYECPHCGKCFHGPSHISDHVKKVHKTVYIGTNQRRKLNLPDSAPPPPPGMLPARDTKAKLKPASPPLAMPHTTYSQPMPCSLPTPGVTTFTPAHHTPNMLPPPPPAQPNPPMLHPQGIMDHHNAYTNFQFQVQEQTPTQQSPVPMVVRLLHDLQYQ
- the LOC135096411 gene encoding zinc finger and SCAN domain-containing protein 12-like isoform X1; protein product: MDFEEQRRLFAITINSSGAQQQPAQHHAVAMAPQHTPGDTHTHTHTQQHHGRLLMQTHMEAPLAAAQLSVHHHSLPQHHLQLAVGTAAMVDGTVAADPGTSTATVVDKTVVVTEASEAPPDHTADTVTQDVTCQRWCLVCDRGLPGAAEERKDPPISLHRATMTISQRKLSAMLSRLVGLAAQRAHSDVLCGRCFGLVEKVDGLEIELADTKMELMQHYESTVAHRQPTAARRGIERPSLEVDVEWEESNDSEPLADDLDNDPDCLANGAVGRRRKGGGTKKVKRKGGRPRKVRLSAKVKQMEGEGEGEGEGEGQPRKRGRGRPRKKDKEEDEMIPPGAPTKDCPSCRKVVHAKKYLTHLSTHRLFPCPFCDAVFKRKDIKTHLAEAHQEEIHYPCTECDEVFDTFMQLRTHCLVVHMGVEREEYACKTCGRKFSSLTGLKVHVETIHEKTQVHQCPECKEPFNQKGNMQNHYRRVHQGQEARKLLCHICTKGFICPSDLRKHIERVHLKIRKNEVMCEVCGKPFSDSRAMRIHINAVHTREVQHPCPECKMVFHSLTNMVTHRRRMHGGPEGRRNVCEVCGKGFCSPSDLKTHVRVVHDNIRKYVCDICGQAFKVCSHLKYHRRKHTGEAPYECPHCGKCFHGPSHISDHVKKVHKTVYIGTNQRRKLNLPDSAPPPPPGMLPARDTKAKLKPASPPLAMPHTTYSQPMPCSLPTPGVTTFTPAHHTPNMLPPPPPAQPNPPMLHPQGIMDHHNAYTNFQFQVQEQTPTQQSPVPMVVRLLHDLQYQ